A window from Triticum aestivum cultivar Chinese Spring chromosome 6D, IWGSC CS RefSeq v2.1, whole genome shotgun sequence encodes these proteins:
- the LOC123142160 gene encoding defensin J1-2-like produces MTSYMKKVAEGPLGTGKAFVCLSLLMLLVLSSEKMESYGCIKRKSGKWLNDTCFIPGTCNAPCRDEGFDSGHCKNLWTCICYKNCTGLSL; encoded by the exons ATGACATCGTACATGAAGAAGGTTGCTGAAGGACCACTGGGAACCGGCAAGGCTTTCGTATGCCTGTCGCTGTTGATGCTGCTCGTGCTGTCATCTG AAAAAATGGAGTCGTATGGCTGCATAAAGCGGAAGAGCGGGAAGTGGCTCAACGACACTTGCTTCATACCAGGCACCTGCAACGCGCCCTGCAGGGACGAGGGCTTCGACAGCGGCCATTGCAAGAACCTCTGGACATGCATCTGCTACAAGAACTGCACCGGCTTATCCCTCTAG
- the LOC123142161 gene encoding flavonoid O-methyltransferase-like protein Os11g0303600, producing the protein MAGQAEKVFVPTDDELLQAQSDLWRHSLCYLTPMSLRCAVDLGVPTAIHRLGGAASPSELVAALSLPASKLPFLARLLRQLATAGVFSSTDAGTYRLNPLSYLLVDGVRIDGDASQTALVRAVASRYYMEAAMGLADWFRKDFDGAVPSPFEDVHGAALFEESMALLDPEMDQLIHDALAAHDHLGIGPVLRQCRELFDGLESLTDCGGGDGTTARSIVEAYPHITCTVLDLPKVMDKVLPAQEGAVKYVSGDLFHVVPPAQAVLLKLVLHFWSDEDCVKILAQCKKAVPPRDVGGKVIIIDIVLGSVSGPMLETQHLMDMVMLVVTRGRQRDEKDWSEIFIKAGFSGYKIVKKLGARAVIEVYP; encoded by the exons ATGGCAGGCCAGGCCGAGAAGGTGTTCGTCCCCACCGACGACGAGCTGCTCCAGGCGCAGTCCGACCTGTGGCGCCACAGCCTCTGCTACCTCACGCCCATGTCGCTCCGCTGCGCCGTCGACCTCGGCGTCCCCACGGCCATCCACCGCCTCGGCGGCGCCGCGTCCCCGTCCGAACTCGTCGCCGCCCTGTCCCTGCCCGCGTCCAAGCTGCCGTTCCTCGCCCGCCTGCTCCGCCAGCTCGCCACGGCCGGCGTCTTCAGCTCCACCGACGCCGGAACGTACCGCCTCAACCCGCTCTCCTACCTCCTGGTGGACGGCGTCCGCATCGACGGCGACGCCAGCCAGACGGCCCTCGTGCGCGCCGTGGCCTCGCGCTACTACATGGAGGCGGCCATGGGGCTGGCGGACTGGTTCAGGAAGGACTTCGATGGAGCCGTCCCCTCGCCGTTCGAGGACGTGCATGGCGCGGCCCTCTTCGAGGAGAGCATGGCGCTCCTGGACCCGGAGATGGACCAGCTGATCCACGACGCCCTGGCTGCTCATGACCACTTGGGGATCGGCCCCGTGCTCCGGCAGTGCCGTGAGCTGTTCGATGGGCTTGAGTCTCTCACTGACTGCGGCGGTGGCGATGGGACTACCGCGAGGTCCATCGTCGAGGCCTACCCTCACATCACGTGCACTGTGCTGGACCTTCCAAAGGTCATGGACAAAGTTCTTCCCGCTCAAGAAGGAGCAGTTAAGTATGTTTCCGGTGACCTGTTCCACGTTGTCCCACCTGCTCAAGCCGTGTTGCTCAAG CTTGTACTGCACTTCTGGAGCGACGAGGATTGCGTCAAGATCCTGGCACAATGCAAGAAGGCCGTTCCTCCCCGAGATGTAGGAGGAAAAGTCATCATCATAGACATTGTGCTTGGATCGGTTTCAGGGCCAATGTTGGAAACCCAGCACCTCATGGATATGGTCATGCTAGTGGTGACAAGAGGCCGACAGCGGGACGAGAAGGACTGGAGTGAGATCTTCATCAAGGCAGGGTTCAGTGGCTATAAGATTGTCAAGAAGCTAGGAGCACGAGCTGTCATTGAGGTCTATCCATAA